The sequence below is a genomic window from Lycium ferocissimum isolate CSIRO_LF1 chromosome 9, AGI_CSIRO_Lferr_CH_V1, whole genome shotgun sequence.
GATAAAGCTTTTAGTTCAAAAGCACAATTTCGCATGAGACAGATGCAAGGGCCCCAGAACGCTAAAAGGTGAAAGAGCAAGAATTGTAACGaccaaaaagataaaaagacaAATGATATAAGGAGGAACTAACGACACTCTGTTCTTAAACAATTCATGGGTAGAGCTCAGACAATAACCGTCCTAGCTTTGCcgtatttttttgtttcattcTTCTCGCTTGAATTCATCCTGAACCAAGGATGCATTTTGGAGACACATGCTGACATGCATATAGGAAAGCTAACGACTACAAAAGCTAAAAGGCTACGACTACAAGACAAGGCAGAAGCAACTCGGTTTTAAGGAGAAATTGAAAGTGATTGATAGGCCAAATGAGGGTTGCTGATTGCAGGCTCTATGCCGGACACTTCACATGAGCTTCATGACATTGAAGAGGGGTCCAAAGAGCAGTATTGATGTATCATAGTGAGCAGTTGGCTATTGCATTTAGTTCTAATCAGAAAAAGTGGATGTTAGGCAAGCAAGGAAGACTGACTATGCATTAACAGTACTTCTCAAGTTGATTTTATTGTCCTTGCAGATCGGTcatccatataatatacaaaaagaAACTTCAGATATTTGAGATCTTTCTCTTTGAATAAGATCTCAATTCCAGCTAGGCAAAATTTCTTTGATGAAGGGGATTGAAGAGATCCAGAACTATATCCTTCACAGATATTAAGTTTGATCTTACTTGAGCCGTTGCCTTGCCATTTATATACTGATCTTACTTGAGCCGTTGCCTTGCCATTTATATACTATCATCCACCTAGTCTCAGTAGAAGAAATTTTTACAATCATAACCCCAGAAGTAAATAATAGATACTAGAACTGATTGTAGCAACCTTGGACCTAACTCACACCCCAAAAAGCTAGCTATTAAGGTGGGAGAGCCCAAGGCTATTTAAACCCACATAAGCACATTATGCCCACCGATGTGGGACATAACAAAACCACCAAGCTCCGAATCCGTGTGTCACCACCCAAGGTACGACAGGCACGAAGGGCGGTGGGTGGCTCATGATACAATTTGTAACAACCTTGGACCTAATTCACATTCCAAAAATTAACTATTAAGGTGGAGACCCCAAGGCTATTTAAACCCACATAAGCGCATTATGCCCACCAATGTGGGACATAACACTGATAGTAAATAATTCTCATAACATATTAAGCAAATTCAAAACGAAATCACAAAGGGAGCAACACCTATTCTTCTTCAAGAATTGCAAACTCTTGAAGTGTCAACACGTCTTCACTATATtggtcatcatcttcttcatcatacATATTCTCCTCAACTTCACTTGCCAGGGTTCTACTTGAACTTGTAGTGACTCTTTCGTTGTTCCTTGAAGTACTCCTCCTAAAACCATAAATATTCTCCTCAACTCCACTTGCCATAGCAACATGATCCCGAGTGAGATCTTCTCCTTCATCTATTACATTTTCATGATTATGGGGGACTTCAATTAACCATTTATTTGCCTCATCAATATTATCCAACATAATTGGATCAATGGTGCTGTAAGCTTTGTAATGACGTATCAGTGTTCTATTATATTTAACAAACACTAGATCGTTGAGACGCTTTAGCTCAAGCCTATTCCTCTTCTTAGTATGAATCTGCACGTAATTTTGAGAAAGTAATTAATAGGAGTACTTAGGACAATTGAGATACAGCTTAATTTAGTAATAATGTATTATAGCTTCTCACGTGTTCATACACGCTCCAATTTCTCTCGCATCTGGATGAGCTACAAGTTGAACTTTGAACTCTAATAGCAAACTCTTGCAAGTTTGGAACTCTATGACCAAATAGCATCCACCAGTCAACTGTAATAGTATTATTTTTAAAGTTGATAACTAAAAAGTTGAAGCTCTAAAGACAATTGAAACAACTCGCTCACCTGGTGATACTCTGGTTCTGGCTCtaatggccatatcatatccaaATGTTCCATCTGCTTTCATATACACACCAAGCTCCTCCCCTATTTTGTCTTGCAAATCAACATCTGGGACCAACCTCTCAACACACGCATGATATCCCGCCCACACTTCTTTATTTAAAGTCTTCCTCTCATTTTTTGCATAAAAGACCCCTGGGTTCAAAAGATGTCCTGCTGCATGCAAAGGTTTATGAAGTTGATCCGTCCACCTTTTATCAATGATCTCAAAAACTTTCTCATATTTTCTCACTTCCCCGTTAAATGATTTTTCAATAGCTTCTTTGGCTCTATCCATGGCTTCATAAATGTAGCCCATTGGTGATCCTTTCTCCCCATCCACCAAACGAAGTATAGTAATCAAAGGACCGCAAACTTTAAGTGCTTGAACAATGTCATTCCAGAACAACGGAGAAATAACAGATGTCGCAACTTCTTCCCCGAGAACTTCCTTTGCAAATCTACTCTCTTTCCATTCAGTTGACATGAATAAGGTTCTCAAGTTATTCTTTTGCAAGTAAAAACTACGCAAAGTCAAGAAAGTAGTTGTGAATCTGGTCTTGGCAGGTTTCACCAAATTTCTTTGGTTTGTGTATCTTCTCATCATGTTCAACAACAATGGCGTTTGACTAATGTAAGAATGTATCCGAACAGCCTTAGCAAAAACTgtagaaaaagaatttaatagTTAATAAGTCTAAAAAGCACCATGAAGGTTAAAGGCTtaaagttattaaaaaaaaactagaacCACTTGTTCACCTGTAGAATACGGGGCTTCCTTGAAAATGTCGTCAAACATCATATTGATACAATGCTCAACACATGGAGTCCAAAAAATGTGCGGGAACACTCCTTTCAACATGTGACCCACTTTAACATTCTCACTTGTGTTATCCATAACAACTTGTACAacattttcctttccaattttcAATATAGTCTTCTCAAACAAGTTGAACATTTTGGTGGAATCAGTAGAAGAGACACTAGCATCATAGGACTCAAGAAACACACTACCTTTGAGAGAATTCACCAAAACATTAATCATCATTTTCCCATTTTTCGCTATCCCTTTATCCATCATAATGGAACATCCATATCTTTGCCATTGCACCTTATGCTCCTCAATAATCTTGTTTGTCTCCTCCAACTCCTTTTTTAGATAAGGAAGTTTTACTTCGTGATGGGCGGGGGGCTTCATTCCTTGACCATATTGGCCTACTACCTTAATGAATTCACCAAAATTGTCGGTGTAATTGACACTATTGAAAGGGAGCTCTACATCATACATCCATCTTGCAAAAGCAGCTACAGCGCGCTCCCTTCTAATCTTCTTGACAGAATTTAAATCAATAGCTtcaccttttctcttttttgcaTGTGGTTTTTGCGAGAAATGAACATTGTGAGGACCTTTAACGGTGCTAGCTGTGGATGATTCACTGCCACTAGTTGAAGGCTTTCTTTGAGATTTTGACGATATATCATTGGCTTCTTCACTGTCATCCTCATCcatttcatcatattcatcaagATTCGCAGCATACTCTCTTATTTCTTCCTTAACAGCATCAGGAACTTTTGGACATACGATGACATCCCTATCACCaccagttagatgttttatctGACGATATATTCCAGCATTGAATATCTTTCGACAGAACACACATTGAACTGTTGATTTATTGCCGATTGCAGTTCGATTAGCCCAAGTTGCATCTCTTTTTTGGCTTGATGACATTGAATAGAAAGCTACAAATTTTACTACAatcccaaacaaaaaaaatgaacacTAAGCTAAAGGCTACAGATAAACAGAGGATAAAAACTAACAAAACAGTGAAAAGAAGAATAGCAATAGattaagaacaacaacaacatacccagtatattgAAATAGcaatagatttaaaaaaaaaaaaaaaacaaagaactATCAAAATTACAAGACAAAGGAAAAAAGTGCAGAAATTTGAAGAActgaaaaaaaattagaatagaAGAGagcaaaagatttaaaaaaaaaaaaaactaacaaaattacaaaatactccctccgttcacttttacttgtctactatagtaaaaat
It includes:
- the LOC132031932 gene encoding uncharacterized protein LOC132031932, translating into MSSSQKRDATWANRTAIGNKSTVQCVFCRKIFNAGIYRQIKHLTGGDRDVIVCPKVPDAVKEEIREYAANLDEYDEMDEDDSEEANDISSKSQRKPSTSGSESSTASTVKGPHNVHFSQKPHAKKRKGEAIDLNSVKKIRRERAVAAFARWMYDVELPFNSVNYTDNFGEFIKVVGQYGQGMKPPAHHEVKLPYLKKELEETNKIIEEHKVQWQRYGCSIMMDKGIAKNGKMMINVLVNSLKGSVFLESYDASVSSTDSTKMFNLFEKTILKIGKENVVQVVMDNTSENVKVGHMLKGVFPHIFWTPCVEHCINMMFDDIFKEAPYSTVFAKAVRIHSYISQTPLLLNMMRRYTNQRNLVKPAKTRFTTTFLTLRSFYLQKNNLRTLFMSTEWKESRFAKEVLGEEVATSVISPLFWNDIVQALKVCGPLITILRLVDGEKGSPMGYIYEAMDRAKEAIEKSFNGEVRKYEKVFEIIDKRWTDQLHKPLHAAGHLLNPGVFYAKNERKTLNKEVWAGYHACVERLVPDVDLQDKIGEELGVYMKADGTFGYDMAIRARTRVSPVDWWMLFGHRVPNLQEFAIRVQSSTCSSSRCERNWSVYEHIHTKKRNRLELKRLNDLVFVKYNRTLIRHYKAYSTIDPIMLDNIDEANKWLIEVPHNHENVIDEGEDLTRDHVAMASGVEENIYGFRRSTSRNNERVTTSSSRTLASEVEENMYDEEDDDQYSEDVLTLQEFAILEEE